In Gopherus evgoodei ecotype Sinaloan lineage chromosome 21, rGopEvg1_v1.p, whole genome shotgun sequence, a single window of DNA contains:
- the KLHL33 gene encoding kelch-like protein 33 isoform X1 has translation MWPGEGPEPAEGPDEEGDTPEPRWELRSECHAQQFFEAALELRGQGQLVDMTVLAGAQRYQAHGVVLAAVSTFFCQQLACGAAREVDVSPLATPRGWEAVLDFAYTGAFTAMPGTAGELEAEAQALGAPRVVEICRKMGGGLEGRSPDEEQWETLRGMEELYRAGVGCDLALTTEGETFRAHRVALSCGCEYFRAMFCSGMREARQGADPLPTLMAPADLRLLLPFAYSGTVAGSWAELLGTAETALQYQASGLLALCLEALQRALSPARSLDLLAFARAYDLRPLGTAAQAYALANFSGVARCPGFPALPLAELLALLGSDELYVASEVEAFEAALRWLDADCTRRLPHAEAVLGCIRFSLMGTRELRRVRAVDLLAPPGRLYQLLVAAVAGEGPCRVRTPAGALVICGGEGLAPSLATRRPTRELWFAHRFHSGVGLVKQVEWRRLGQFPDGPRFRHAAAVLDNMLYVLGGKHYYGVRDMLATAFRYDPAQDSWQRLADMPSARSSFPAVGVAGRIYTLGGSSEDAYCTDGVQCYDPPADAWRPCAPLPAPLCGHAACTLDGAIYVSGGCDGSSKCRAWLLQLGLGGPSAQLAPMLEERAGHIMEALGGQLYVAGGLRWRDGGYTDQLACEVYSPGPDAWVRLSPLPQAHVGGASAVLQGELYVLGGYSQETYRDTHLVHAYQPGQERWLMLGTLPQACADLRACVLLLPPALRGDPAHLRPPHGTGQSLAPPHGMGSLPLTERSTPLSPTWDKNPPL, from the exons ATGTGGCCAGGCGAGGGGCCGGAGCCAGCTGAGGGGCCAGACGAGGAGGGCGACACACCCGAGCCACGCTGGGAGCTGCGGAGCGAGTGCCACGCCCAGCAGTTCTTCGAGGCAGCGTTGGAGCTGCGCGGGCAGGGCCAGCTGGTGGATATGACAGTGCTGGCCGGCGCTCAGCGGTACCAGGCCCACGGCGTGGTGCTGGCTGCCGTCAGCACCTTCTTCTGCCAGCAGCTGGCGTGCGGGGCTGCCAGGGAAGTGGACGTGAGCCCACTGGCCACACCACGCGGCTGGGAGGCTGTGCTGGATTTTGCCTATACAGGGGCCTTCACTGCCATGCCGGGCACGGCCGGGGAGCTGGAGGCTGAAGCTCAGGCCCTGGGTGCACCACGAGTGGTGGAGATCTGCCGGAAGATGGGTGGCGGGCTGGAGGGCAGGAGCCCGGATGAGGAGCAGTGGGAGACGTTGCGGGGTATGGAGGAGCTGTACCGAGCCGGGGTGGGCTGTGACCTAGCGCTGACCACTGAAGGAGAGACCTTCCGAG ctcacCGGGTCGCCCTGAGCTGTGGCTGTGAGTATTTCCGGGCCATGTTCTGCAGCGGGATGCGGGAGGCACGCCAGGGAGCTGACCCCCTGCCCACGCTCATGGCCCCAGCCGACCTGCGCCTGCTGCTGCCCTTCGCCTACTCGGGGACAGTGGCGGGTAGCTGGGCCGAGCTGCTGGGCACAGCTGAGACCGCCCTGCAGTACCAGGCCTCGGGGCTGCTGGCACTCTGCCTGGAGGCCCTGCAACGGGCACTGAGCCCGGCCCGCAGCCTGGACCTGCTGGCCTTTGCCCGTGCCTATGACCTGCGCCCACTGGGCACTGCCGCCCAGGCCTACGCCCTGGCCAACTTCAGCGGGGTGGCACGGTGCCCCGGCTTCCCGGCCCTGCCACTGGCCgagctgctggccctgctgggcTCAGACGAGCTCTACGTGGCCAGCGAGGTGGAGGCCTTCGAAGCTGCCCTGCGCTGGCTGGATGCCGACTGCACCCGCCGCCTGCCCCATGCTGAGGCCGTCCTGGGCTGCATCCGCTTCTCCCTGATGGGCACGCGGGAGCTGCGCCGGGTGCGAGCCGTGGACCTCCTGGCACCGCCAGGCCGCCTCTACCAGCTGCTGGTGGCGGCAGTGGCAGGCGAGGGGCCCTGCCGCGTGCGCACTCCGGCTGGGGCCCTGGTGATCTGCGGGGGTGAGGGGCTAGCGCCCAGCCTAGCTACCCGCCGCCCCACCCGCGAGCTGTGGTTCGCCCACCGGTTCCATAGTGGTGTGGGGCTGGTCAAGCAGGTGGAGTGGAGGCGACTAGGACAGTTCCCGGACGGGCCACGGTTCCGCCACGCTGCCGCCGTGCTGGACAACATGCTCTACGTGCTGGGCGGGAAGCACTACTACGGGGTGCGGGACATGCTGGCCACGGCCTTCCG GTACGACCCCGCGCAGGACTCCTGGCAGCGCCTGGCCGACATGCCCAGTGCCCGCAGCTCCTTCCCGGCTGTGGGGGTGGCTGGGCGGATTTATACCCTGGGAGGCAGCTCTGAGGATGCCTACTGCACGGATGGGGTGCAGTGCTACGACCCTCCTGCCGATGCCTGGAG GCCATGcgcccccctgcctgccccgcTCTGCGGCCATGCTGCGTGCACCCTGGATGGCGCCATCTACGTTTCCGGGGGCTGTGACGGCTCAAGCAAGTGCCGggcctggctgctgcagctcggtctgggggGGCCCTCAGCCCAGCTGGCCCCCATGCTGGAGGAACGGGCTGGCCACATCAtggaggctctgggggggcaaCTCTATGTGGCCGGGGGCCTGCGCTGGCGCGATGGGGGCTACACCGACCAACTGGCCTGCGAAGTCTACAGCCCcggcccggatgcctgggtccggCTGAGCCCGCTGCCCCAGGCCCACGTGGGGGGCGCCTCGGCCGTGCTGCAGGGGGAGCTTTATGTGCTGGGCGGTTACAGCCAGGAGACCTACCGGGACACCCATCTGGTGCACGCCTACCAGCCGGGGCAAGAGCGCTGGCTGATGCTGGgcaccctgccccaggcctgtgcCGATCTGCGGGCCTGCGTCCTGCTGCTGCCGCCCGCCCTGCGGGGGGACCCAGCCCACCTGAGGCCCCCCCACGGGACCGGGCAGTCCCTGGCGCCTCCACACGGGATGGGGTCCCTGCCCCTCACCGAACGGAGTACCCCTCTGAGTCCCACATGGGACAAGAACCCCCCCCTCTGA
- the KLHL33 gene encoding kelch-like protein 33 isoform X2, producing MWPGEGPEPAEGPDEEGDTPEPRWELRSECHAQQFFEAALELRGQGQLVDMTVLAGAQRYQAHGVVLAAVSTFFCQQLACGAAREVDVSPLATPRGWEAVLDFAYTGAFTAMPGTAGELEAEAQALGAPRVVEICRKMGGGLEGRSPDEEQWETLRGMEELYRAGVGCDLALTTEGETFRAHRVALSCGCEYFRAMFCSGMREARQGADPLPTLMAPADLRLLLPFAYSGTVAGSWAELLGTAETALQYQASGLLALCLEALQRALSPARSLDLLAFARAYDLRPLGTAAQAYALANFSGVARCPGFPALPLAELLALLGSDELYVASEVEAFEAALRWLDADCTRRLPHAEAVLGCIRFSLMGTRELRRVRAVDLLAPPGRLYQLLVAAVAGEGPCRVRTPAGALVICGGEGLAPSLATRRPTRELWFAHRFHSGVGLVKQVEWRRLGQFPDGPRFRHAAAVLDNMLYVLGGKHYYGVRDMLATAFRPCAPLPAPLCGHAACTLDGAIYVSGGCDGSSKCRAWLLQLGLGGPSAQLAPMLEERAGHIMEALGGQLYVAGGLRWRDGGYTDQLACEVYSPGPDAWVRLSPLPQAHVGGASAVLQGELYVLGGYSQETYRDTHLVHAYQPGQERWLMLGTLPQACADLRACVLLLPPALRGDPAHLRPPHGTGQSLAPPHGMGSLPLTERSTPLSPTWDKNPPL from the exons ATGTGGCCAGGCGAGGGGCCGGAGCCAGCTGAGGGGCCAGACGAGGAGGGCGACACACCCGAGCCACGCTGGGAGCTGCGGAGCGAGTGCCACGCCCAGCAGTTCTTCGAGGCAGCGTTGGAGCTGCGCGGGCAGGGCCAGCTGGTGGATATGACAGTGCTGGCCGGCGCTCAGCGGTACCAGGCCCACGGCGTGGTGCTGGCTGCCGTCAGCACCTTCTTCTGCCAGCAGCTGGCGTGCGGGGCTGCCAGGGAAGTGGACGTGAGCCCACTGGCCACACCACGCGGCTGGGAGGCTGTGCTGGATTTTGCCTATACAGGGGCCTTCACTGCCATGCCGGGCACGGCCGGGGAGCTGGAGGCTGAAGCTCAGGCCCTGGGTGCACCACGAGTGGTGGAGATCTGCCGGAAGATGGGTGGCGGGCTGGAGGGCAGGAGCCCGGATGAGGAGCAGTGGGAGACGTTGCGGGGTATGGAGGAGCTGTACCGAGCCGGGGTGGGCTGTGACCTAGCGCTGACCACTGAAGGAGAGACCTTCCGAG ctcacCGGGTCGCCCTGAGCTGTGGCTGTGAGTATTTCCGGGCCATGTTCTGCAGCGGGATGCGGGAGGCACGCCAGGGAGCTGACCCCCTGCCCACGCTCATGGCCCCAGCCGACCTGCGCCTGCTGCTGCCCTTCGCCTACTCGGGGACAGTGGCGGGTAGCTGGGCCGAGCTGCTGGGCACAGCTGAGACCGCCCTGCAGTACCAGGCCTCGGGGCTGCTGGCACTCTGCCTGGAGGCCCTGCAACGGGCACTGAGCCCGGCCCGCAGCCTGGACCTGCTGGCCTTTGCCCGTGCCTATGACCTGCGCCCACTGGGCACTGCCGCCCAGGCCTACGCCCTGGCCAACTTCAGCGGGGTGGCACGGTGCCCCGGCTTCCCGGCCCTGCCACTGGCCgagctgctggccctgctgggcTCAGACGAGCTCTACGTGGCCAGCGAGGTGGAGGCCTTCGAAGCTGCCCTGCGCTGGCTGGATGCCGACTGCACCCGCCGCCTGCCCCATGCTGAGGCCGTCCTGGGCTGCATCCGCTTCTCCCTGATGGGCACGCGGGAGCTGCGCCGGGTGCGAGCCGTGGACCTCCTGGCACCGCCAGGCCGCCTCTACCAGCTGCTGGTGGCGGCAGTGGCAGGCGAGGGGCCCTGCCGCGTGCGCACTCCGGCTGGGGCCCTGGTGATCTGCGGGGGTGAGGGGCTAGCGCCCAGCCTAGCTACCCGCCGCCCCACCCGCGAGCTGTGGTTCGCCCACCGGTTCCATAGTGGTGTGGGGCTGGTCAAGCAGGTGGAGTGGAGGCGACTAGGACAGTTCCCGGACGGGCCACGGTTCCGCCACGCTGCCGCCGTGCTGGACAACATGCTCTACGTGCTGGGCGGGAAGCACTACTACGGGGTGCGGGACATGCTGGCCACGGCCTTCCG GCCATGcgcccccctgcctgccccgcTCTGCGGCCATGCTGCGTGCACCCTGGATGGCGCCATCTACGTTTCCGGGGGCTGTGACGGCTCAAGCAAGTGCCGggcctggctgctgcagctcggtctgggggGGCCCTCAGCCCAGCTGGCCCCCATGCTGGAGGAACGGGCTGGCCACATCAtggaggctctgggggggcaaCTCTATGTGGCCGGGGGCCTGCGCTGGCGCGATGGGGGCTACACCGACCAACTGGCCTGCGAAGTCTACAGCCCcggcccggatgcctgggtccggCTGAGCCCGCTGCCCCAGGCCCACGTGGGGGGCGCCTCGGCCGTGCTGCAGGGGGAGCTTTATGTGCTGGGCGGTTACAGCCAGGAGACCTACCGGGACACCCATCTGGTGCACGCCTACCAGCCGGGGCAAGAGCGCTGGCTGATGCTGGgcaccctgccccaggcctgtgcCGATCTGCGGGCCTGCGTCCTGCTGCTGCCGCCCGCCCTGCGGGGGGACCCAGCCCACCTGAGGCCCCCCCACGGGACCGGGCAGTCCCTGGCGCCTCCACACGGGATGGGGTCCCTGCCCCTCACCGAACGGAGTACCCCTCTGAGTCCCACATGGGACAAGAACCCCCCCCTCTGA